ttacATTTGTCGTCATAATACGCTATACGATCATacagttttatcaaaattctcTATGAAATTGAGCAATGTTTGGAACTATCAAAGATGTCGATTCCTCCCCTATAAAGTTTAATTCGTCCGCAGGGTCGTCGATTGGCAATAAAGATCACTCACTGGCACTGGACGCTGGAATTTAATTACTTGCCAGTGTCCACACCGACTGCATAAAATATAGGCAGCACATAAGCAACTCAACTCCAGCTGAAATTTGCGTACTATTGTATGGTCCAGCTAAAGTCATcgttgtcaatttatttattttatctattcgGAAGTCAACATGCGCAGCAAAacgtttttaacaaattaataaacagataaataaCTATGAAACCATTAACAAGTtttcataattacattttaaaaaataaaatgatatcttatttatttattttttatatttatttagtttaataacaCTCTTTGTATAGGTTTTGTGGCACAATTAAATAAgacaaaaatgtgaaaaaagtTTATCAGATGAattcttaaaactatttttaaaattaaccacTTATGAAATTCTCctcttaataatttatcaatacatGTTTCTCCAAACTCCATGTTTTGTGTCGAATCCCCGTGGATTAATTACAACTGCGGTCGACATTTACGCTctcgataaaattaataacctTTCATTACCCTAGATGCTTTTCACGCTGGTAGTTGGGAATAATTTAAACGTAGCTTTACTAGAGTGTGTAACACCGCGCAGAGACTACTTATATAACACCTTAACACGCAAACGCAATGCCTTTATACGTCTTAATTTTCTGCAATTCTCCACACTATAGAAGAATGCATGTTGCACGTAGGTAATAACGCCATTTTAAAGTGCTGCATTGTTCTTGAATTAATGCCATAAAATTCTACATAGCAGTTCGTTTTtgttgtacaatttattttctttacgtAATTTTACACTCTGGCGAGTTAGATGATAAATTGAAGCTAGATAAGACTGACGTATAAGAGTCGCTTATGATTGAAATCACTGTTGTagtaatcaaattaaatgttagtGTGAAGAGTATGTACAACCGGCAGCAGAGCGGATATCCGCAACGGTATACACACACTGGCGTCTGAGACCGGTACACTGCTGGCGCAGTTAGACACGCATCGGTGACTTTTGATAAACATTAGAATACGGAGAAACTGCAAAAGACATAAAAGATCGACTATGATTTGAATGatcaaaactattttgtacttcaatatttttgattccTCATAATTTTTCTCCTTGTAATTGCCATGATAGGTAAggtagacattttttttattcatttcgcCAATTACAATTGTTACCTATCTATGTTTCTCTTATTCTGGACTAAGTAGAAATAATTATCACTAGCGAAAATCTATGTATGTCGAAGAATACAACGAGACATGAATTCAACGCTCCGATCACCGGACGTAGGCCATTTGCCGACCTAGTCCCACGCCATGTGGGTGTTGGTAGTATGATGGTCATTTATGTCCACAGAATCACGAATAAAGTCTTACTAGAAGTGTACAAGACCCATGATCAGCTACCCATATCCACATACCCTCCGAATTAATAAGGATATCTGTCACTCGTTCAACAATCTATAGAACAAATTTACCTACCTTGataatcaaattttgcaatttttaacAGAGTTGAAATTCTCGACTTCATCGCTTTAGTTTCTATGAcgatgcattattatgataagcgtgACCAGATGGTGCACCCTGGCTCGGCTCGACTCCTCtcgaactcctcaacggtttaatgcacgaacatgattttttatcacgcgttgaatgcaataagatcactttgacgacaataaatgcttgataaaaataacactattgtaaaaaaaattgtcagcATTTCTCGTcatctttttatttcaaattttgtggTGGCAACTTATGCCTTTATTTGAGATATATCACAACGTACtcttagtaaattatacagaaGCCGGCCACTACTTAATAAAGCGGTTGTTCTTGAAGATATGAGTACAGCTATATCTCTATGAGTAGCCATAAAGAGTAATAATAAGACGAGCTTGTTTTAATCACAAGTGGCTACTATATTTAGCGATGCATGATAATTTGGGTTATTAAACTCTGACGGTTTATGTTCATTACTCAAATGCATCCTTAGACACATAAATAAAGACCAGATAAGATGTAACGGACTTTCTGGTTCAAACGAAgccaataatataaaatttttctttactggttttcagatttttttctaagaTGGGCGCTCCGGCCTGGGGTTCGCGGGGCGGCGGCGACCGGCCGCGGCTGCTGAGGATGACGCCGCTGCGCCACAGCTTCGCAGCTCCCGCCTCGCCCCCTGCACCTCCCCCGCCGCGCACCCACGACTACGCCTCCGACGCTGACACTAACAAGAAAGGTAACTTCCTCCTATGGTCTCACCTTCTCACTAAACAATTCTTATTTCCTTTAGCGTGGATGTTAAAACGTAAACAATCTCTCAAGGTGGTGTTCGTGCATCACTCGCTACATATGCATAATATTACGCTTTTGTTAAAccattgtattaaaatttaaaatttaatttctaattattgttttgatattcattataaatctttgaaactgaagaaaataaaatgttattaaaacaaatatgattATCTCGTAAATACCTTCATAGAacataactttaaatattacgaTACATTAAACGTTCAATATCAAAGGCGTGTTGACGCCTTTGATTTTCAATGATCAATAATAGTTTATATAGAATTTATTGAAACCTGAATATAagttgacaaaaatatttaattgtatttttcagAAGACAGCTGGAATGCCAATTTATCGCAAAGATGGCGGAAGCTTCGTAGACGTTGTTCGAGACTACGGCCAGGTACAAACGGGAACAGAGAGGCTAGCCCCGTGCGGTGTTCTCCTTCCCCTCCCCGTCCCCCACAACATTGTTCTCCTGCACAACCGTCCAAACTTTCCTTCAGGCATCGAGGGAAAGTTTACACAACTGCATCATTACGCGTCACAAGTGGTGCACCAGATATTCTCCGCGCTCTTGGGAAACTCGGTGGGGGACTTCGAAGACGAGCCTTATCGGCACATGATGTATTGGCGCCGCCACAACAGCAACCTGCCACATTCTATGTTCCTAGCCCCACTTCCACAGTTCGAGTACCTTCTTCACCTTCACCACAACGGCCGTCTTCCACATTACGGCGTCGCTGCAGCTCTCCAAACGTCTACAGGGCCAAAGGTTCTCCAGCGCCACGGGATCGCACTCCCTTGATAAATCAAGAAGACGAAAGTCGAGACGTGGTCGATTACAGTTATGTTCCAGAAAGAAGGAAAAATAATTCTGAAGGAAGAAGTCGCCGGCCTTACAGTGAGAATGTTGAGCTGGATATGCCGTTATATAGAAATGGTTATAACCGACTGACTTCGGAAGCCTCACAGAAATTGTGGGAGGAGCCTTATAGGCTACCTCGTGTCCAAGCCCGACAAGAGCCAATACAGCAGTTGCGAAACTGCGTAGCGGAGTTAAGAGTGAGCGCAACTCCGAGGTCAGCGCGACCTCCTCCAGCGCCCCCCACGACGGTACCGCAGACCAAGAGACCACCACCACCCGAACCAAGAGATTCTCACACATTTgaggtaataattatttctttcattttttatataaaataacgcCCAGAACTTAGTTGTCGTAGCATTAACCCCAACAGtatgatataattaaacttaacCGTACaaggagaaaataaataagatacgGATACAATGTCGCCCTTTTTGAGTTTCGAGTCTGAAAgaacaataacaaataaaaaatacaaagaaaaatagtaGATATACTGTACCTTAACAACAGAAGCAGACTTCCTGTCCGCTTTATGAAAGAGCATTGAGTAGGGTTTAGTAAACCGCAcatgaaattaacaaaattcatTGCAGTTTGCCAAAGTTATCGCCGCATAAAAGTGTGCAAGGTACACTTATTATATATGGTTTGAGGAGAAGGGATTcccttagagatttttttaaagatattaatattttaactttaccctctcaatacatatttgacaacattatgcaGGTCcggaaatatttaaacttattttaaaataaataaagaaataataaataaatatattaggacaaatcacacagattgagctagccccaaagtaagttcgagacttgtgttatgggatactaactcaacgatactatattttataataaatacatatatagataaacatccaagatccgggccaatcagaaaaagatcattttccatcatgatccgaccggggatcgaacccgggacctctcggttcagaggcaagcactttaccactatgccaccgaggtcaccgtaaaaagttgttgattacactgatagagccttacgtaataaagataaattgtttgtcctcgggcatcggttggccaaagttagaacgtcttttgttgggaactgtatccgtttttacaataaattgccgtaaatggattcttgatttgccggacaaaaaattttatttacaaaaattatactcgtatgaacgacaataatgtttggcccaagcatggtgcagtatcctcataacatatgtaattgatttatgacaatattacgtacgttttgtacatttagctttttatttatatatttttttttgtgtgacaattttcaataattttattggaaatacaattttgacatttttaataatgatgtaaattcgtcctcctaatttttaatatatgtataagacctatatttgttaattgacgtccttggagaaaaggctgtggTGAAGTTTATTACGCcacttcttcacctgcgctttggaagccggcagtagacttagtttaagtaatttttgacgtcaataagtgatgtatttcatcctaaattgaataaataattttgaatttgaatttgaatatcaaATTAGTGGACTGTACTTCTGAGTTATACTGACTGTACGGCTGAGTTTGCTCTACAGCGCATTCATCATGATAGATTAATAAGAAATGTTATCAATGCGGTTTCAGAATCATGTCATGATTAAAGTTCAGATTATTACATCAGAAGATAAACCCTCTATCATCATTTTCGTAATTATCAATCTCTGTTTCCAGGTGCGTTTCACAAAGTCTGCCGGGGGAAAAGGCCTCGGGTTCAGCATAGTTGGTGGTCGGGACTCTCCACGCGGAGACATGGGCATCTTCGTCAAGACCATATTCAATAATGGACAAGCTGCTGAATCTGGATTGCTCAGAGAAGGTGAATGAACAAATTTTTACAATCTCTTTTTTAAGCTCCTCAGGATAAGCGAACAGACATGCCaccggcccacctgatgggaagtggtcaccacacagaaaaaaaatagatcaaaatgggttcagccgtttggctgcttCAATGCCAAGACAGACATATAGACATTTAAACTTATTACTCCCTCCTTTGTACTGTGGTCGGggcttaaaaattaattacaacaataaCTTAGAATGTCTTTACACAACGCATTCCTTAATGTTAGACTGAATCAGCCTTTTATGTTATTTCACGATTTTGCCTATCGCATGGGAATCGTTACAACGTTATTTATATGGTGGTGTAAACTGTAATGTTAATGTACTTTTAGTGTGttaatgtactttttattagaaagGTGCAAGGTGACCGCTTTGTCGCAGGACGCATTCCATACAAGCAGTTATTGACAGCTGCATTAATGTTGACTGATCTGCCGTATATTAAAAAGGTCCTTACTTGCACCTGCGTTACATTGAATTcagtttacataaaataaaaactatatttacgtaataacaaatatttgacattgaattaatatttagcCGGCAACAGCTTGCCGCGTTCTGTTCGTCAACATTGAccataaataatttcagttctaagttaaacaatatatagcgttttggtaaaaaataaaaatcaattaatattgCTTTTTACTAATCTGGAATTGCTAGACTATGAGCGAGCACCCTTACTTTATATTAACCTTGCTTAGATTATGTGTATAGGTAAATACTTACTCTTGTAATCCCAGGAGACGAGATTGTATCAGTAAATGGGCGAGGCATGGCAGGATTAACACACGGTGATTCCTAGACTATGAGCACTCTTACTTTATATTATCCTTGCTTAGATTACATATCAATGGTAAATACTTACTCTTGTAATTCCAGGAGACGAGATTGTATCAGTAAATGGGCGAGGCACGGCCGGGCTGACACACGGCGAGGCGATCAGGTTGTTCAAAGACGTGCGCGCCGGCCCTGTGCTCCTGCGCATCGCGCGACGAGCGCCTGCGCGCTGACTGCCCTGCGCCTGCTGCGGTGACAACACCGCGCAGGCGCCATACCGTTACGATATTTATTCTACTATGTGATGCCGTCATCATCACTTTTAAGCCACTGGCTATGAATGGAATAGTAGGATGGGCCATGTCTCTCATGGGCTATACGGAGCCAATTCCTTCCAAAGCACGTagttatacatttttggtcgCCCATttccactgcgccaccaagcTCCTCCATGATGCCGTTCGATCGGTCAAAACGTTTTAGTGATCCGTAAAATACTGACGATCGTGTTCGCATAAGGCGTGAGGTCTTAGACTGTATGTACTTGTATTGACAGTAATTTAATGACGCACGAAAAACAATTGTTATGAGTGTAGACCTACTAAAACTTGCTACTGCCTTCAGCTTAGATATCGCTTTGTTGTCTATGATTCAGCGTATTAACTACTCACTCTAATGTAAATAGTAATAGAAGATAGAATCTATAGTAGTAAATCTATAAATTACACGAAACAAGTGTCTCAGGActgcttattaaaaaaatagatatacacatatttactaaacatatattataaattacataaaacaagTTTCTATACTATTCTTCTAATTCATGTGATAGAAAAAGGTAACCATTGCCATCTATCTTCCAAATCAACAGGTGAAGTAAACGTGGGTCAATGTACCTCACGGGCATGTAGCAAGTTTAAGCTattcatttatacatttataaaatgaaataactctttttattttaatataatattaatataattattatctattatgtatttagggaatactacctacctatatatatatacctaaaacaaaattggACACAGACACTCATACTTCTTATGATTCCGCTTTACTgtctaaatttgaaaataaaactaatatcttgattatattaaaaaaaatattttcttaataagtAGTCCTGAGAAACttgttttgtgtaatttatagatttaattaaattaagttactaatttattttcaaccttGAATACGAATA
This DNA window, taken from Plodia interpunctella isolate USDA-ARS_2022_Savannah chromosome 2, ilPloInte3.2, whole genome shotgun sequence, encodes the following:
- the LOC128681062 gene encoding serine/arginine repetitive matrix protein 1-like, translating into MGAPAWGSRGGGDRPRLLRMTPLRHSFAAPASPPAPPPPRTHDYASDADTNKKEDSWNANLSQRWRKLRRRCSRLRPGTNGNREASPVRCSPSPPRPPQHCSPAQPSKLSFRHRGKVYTTASLRVTSGAPDILRALGKLGGGLRRRALSAHDVLAPPQQQPATFYVPSPTSTVRVPSSPSPQRPSSTLRRRCSSPNVYRAKGSPAPRDRTPLINQEDESRDVVDYSYVPERRKNNSEGRSRRPYSENVELDMPLYRNGYNRLTSEASQKLWEEPYRLPRVQARQEPIQQLRNCVAELRVSATPRSARPPPAPPTTVPQTKRPPPPEPRDSHTFEVRFTKSAGGKGLGFSIVGGRDSPRGDMGIFVKTIFNNGQAAESGLLREGDEIVSVNGRGTAGLTHGEAIRLFKDVRAGPVLLRIARRAPAR